From one Planococcus citri chromosome 3, ihPlaCitr1.1, whole genome shotgun sequence genomic stretch:
- the LOC135839116 gene encoding uncharacterized protein LOC135839116 yields MIKEWLKTKPKGLDIDDTHVNTLLFADDQVVFADNEGDLQRELYNLQKVADKYGMRISSSKTKVMDVEGKEPIRSKIVVNGLPVEQVRSLKYLGVSGAINRAIPPRKVRAETQIRTYNMLARQMLLYGSKTWTTRKDIKSRVTAVEMRFMRATTGCMRRDRKRNEDILNELGAEPILRWVKDYRKK; encoded by the exons atgattaaagaatggctgaaaaccaagccaaaagggctagacatcgatgacacccatgtcaataccctgctgtttgctgatgatcaggtggtctttgctgacaatgaaGGTGACTTGCAGAGAGAGTTGTACAAtcttcagaaagtagcagataaatacggaatgagaatctcgtcgtcaaaaacaaaggtgatggacgttgaggggaaagagccaatacgcagtaaaattgttgtaaatggattgccagtggaacaagtcagAAGCTTGAAATATCTCGG AGTAAGCGGGGCAATAAACCGAGCcatccctccaagaaaagtcagagccgaaACTCAAATAAGAACCTACAATATGCTGGCAAGAcaaatgctgctgtatggaagcaaAACATGGACAacgagaaaggatataaaaagtaGAGTAACTGcagtggaaatgagattcatgcgagctaCAACAGGATGTATGAGACGcgataggaaaaggaatgaagacatcctgaacGAATTAGGAGCAGAACCAATCCTCAGAtgggtgaaagattacagaaagaaatga